The DNA segment gcataagaaaaaaaagaaaaacaaacatgcAACAGATCCTGTTAGAAACAGTTTGAAAATGCTTTCCTCGATAAGGTATTACTTAAAAGGAATGATGAGGGAGGACATCTACTTAATCCAACAGTTTGAAAATGCTTTCCTCGATAAGGTATTACTTAAAAGGAATGATGAGGGAAGACATCTACTTAATCCAACAGTTTGAAAATGCTCTTTTATGTTTTTGAAGAGTTTTTAGTCTCATTAATGATGGCATATTAAGGCTCTTGATATCTGAAAATCATAATCTTCATGGACTGAATTAGTCTTTCCTCATGTCCTATAAGGAAGGAACTTCTTCCTAAGCTAAAGGTTCTTACAATCTCTATGCATGGACATCTTAATCTTCTAATTAGAATCTCATGTCAGAAAAACCATTAATCAGAATCACAGTATACTGCTTGATCAAGACAATAATCTTTTCCTAAGCATAATGAGCTAAAATTGACAGCATAATGGACATTGAGATTGATTCTCCAATAATGAAATTATGTACTAAAAAAATGTAAATAAAAAAGAATGTCATGAATTACACATTTATGATGCCATGACTAACTTGATTTACTAGGGTTACAATCCTAAGCATTAAATTTGAAGTGAAGGTGAGAAAGTTTGTTGGTCAAATTGGGTACCATGCCCGACGCTGAGACAACATTGACAGATTTAGAAGACAAACATGACTTGTAAAACACTAGCGGGTTTCAAGCATTATCACTTACTAAGATAAAGTTCATTTTATTTTGCAATATTATCAATGAGGGTTAGGTTGCACTCagatatgagcaatgctaagcaagATATTAAATTTTGTGCATATTAGTTTTTATGAAATGGTATCAGTCCAGCAGGCAACCAATGCTTGGTTTTTATCCTTATGTAAAATTTATCCAATGAACTTGGCTACAAAAATTAACCAAAAAGAGGTTCAGGAGTTTTGTCCCTAAAACTTCTCAAATAACAAAAGGAAAAGCATATGACATTTTCTCTCTATATTACTTAATTTGAAGTCTCTGGCTGACTCCTGATAAAACAATCAAATGTAACCATGCCCATTTAAACAACCACTTGGTTCCATTTTTAGCTCGAACAACTTAGTAATCAtggctcaaatcaattttagaagtAAAATTCCATACATTAATGATCTCCATATCCTGCATTGGGAGGATCCTTGTGAACTAGGttcatctccttttcttttccttaCAACTAAACTCTATTGAGAAATGCAAACTTCATTTATCGGTGAGaacataattttattataatgcAAATGATAAGAATAACTTCATACTCAAAATTCAAACCAACAAAGTTATCTATAGCCTGTTCATAGGTATTTTGCTAACAATTCAATGTTATACTAGTATGAACACATGAATTCAGTGTGCTATGCACCAACTAATAATATAGGTCAGTATGTCGACAACATGTAAAAAAGATAAGAACTTAAGAATGCATATCAGCATCATAGGTGGGATCTAGTTACATAATCTTAGAGAAGTATTTTAAGTTTGAACACATAGCTGACACGATGtcagacagaaaaaaaaaaaaagaattatgctaAAAGATACACAGAAAAGTTTTCAGTCCAGAAAAAAGTTAATGGTATTGAGCTTTTTGTCTAATTACTTATAACATATTGTAATACAAGAATTTCATTGAGAAACATGCATTACATATTGAAAACTACTACTACTCATGCACATGTTTTGACTAGACTTTGAGATATATCATAAACAGCAGATAAGGTTGTCTAATCATGACCTTGACTAAAGTATCTGAAAGATAAAAAAATGTGATGGAAAAAACAAAACTTCAAATTATATAGtaatagaaaaaacaaaaaaaaggaaacaaactACCATAACATTCACAATGTAAAACATAATCTTAGCCACAGGAAGAGATTTCTCTGACACAAAACCATCAAAGAAACAGAATAAACTCCATATTATTTGACACGTGACAAAAGATTCTGACCCTATGTAGATGTGGCACGTGACAAAAGATGAATGCAGATCAACAGACAATTAACGGAAAGCTACCAAAACACAAATGGTGAATAGAAATTTGTTCCTTCTAGTTAAaagatgaatacatgattaggtttGGCATGTCGTACTGTTAGCCTCTTGTGAAGGTACCAGACAAGTTGAAAATTTAAAAGAGTAAGACAACAGGAACAAGACCTCATTCAAGCTTATGTTTAAGTGATCAAATAAACAAAATTCCAagtataaatatgaaaatattttatcatcatcATGCAAAGCCAACTAGGATAAGCATCATGGTCAATTTATTCTGAGGATTAATGCATCTTTCCAGGTCCAGAAGACATAAAATTTCACCTTTTATCTTTCCTGCTCGAGCAAGTTTGTAAAGACCTTTTGGATCCCTTGCTTCACACAGATCTAAAGGCATATTCATGAACACCTACAAGATATTAACAACAATACAAATTAATAATTGGAAAAAAGTCTTGTGGCAGGTAAAAACAATTTAAGAAGAAGAGCTGACTTCAATGAAACTAAGGTCTGGAAGAATTGAACGACATGAGTCCCTGTCTTTCCTATATGGAGAGATCAAACTAGCAATACAGATCAAACCCGCATCTGCAAAGAGCTTTGCCACTTCACCTGaaacaattttacatattgacaATTTACTAAAGCAAAGGCATCTCAGTGCATCAGGTTCCCACCAAGGTGGGGTAGGGAAGAgttaatagtaatgataacaatatataataatttatttatttatttactaacaAACAAATTTAAGCATTGGTTTCACTAGTGCTCTAAAAAAATCAAGCCTGTCCATGATTTAGTTATCTAAAAGTTAATTTTTACGAGACAACTTACCAACCCTGCGTATATTTTCTGCACGATCTTCTGCTGAAAAGCCAAGATCCTTGTTCAACCCATGCCTAAGGTTGTCACCATCTAGCACATAAGCAAGCTTTCCTCTAGAATGCAGCTCTCGGCCCAATGTACATGCTAAAGTGCTTTTCCCTGGATAGATTGAGatctaaaattaaaaaagaaaataaaaaaagctgTTATAGCTTATTTTAGGTGCAGTAGATGAATACCCATTTCAAGATTTGCATGCCCAAAAGAAACGATTAATTACATATTTTAACTAAATCATAAACTTTATATAATTTTCAAATATAGCTTGCACAAAGATAGCTTCAGATTCGTACCCAAAGTTTATCAAaccaaccaaggttcgcaatatcgtaccgtaccggtgtttcgacctgggctcggtaccggtatggtatggtataccgagcggtacacccaggtgtgacgagtactgtagcactgctacagtgcactcggaccggtaacaggcggtccgcgtaccgacaatctgtcggaccggtacgtaccgcccgtaccgggcggtacgggtcGGTCCTGCAGACCATGAAACCAACAACAAAGGAACAAAACTAAGACTCCTATTTAGCTGGTTTTCTCACCTAGGGTGGCCCAATCCATGAGGCTCCCATTAATCTAGAGTCTGGTGAGAATCAATGCAAGGTCTGGTTTTTATTAGCTGTATTCATTTTCTGGAATTTATATCTTAGATAAAGTAACAACCATACAGGAAAAGCATCAAAAAGTCTGGCAGCCTACTAGCATCAGTATTAAGTTCCATCAGTAAGATAAAAGATCATGATTCCATGTCTTTTGGGGCACAAAAAGCATTTGTCGGGAGCACTTATATCGCATTTAGCAGTACtgtaattatattaaaaataataataccaaATTTATGTGCAACAATCTTGCAGCGATTCAAGGAGACAAATAACCTAACATTTATTATATTATAGGATGCCTTTCCCACTCCAAGTCAGAATAAGTGAATATAAAGTGATAGCAATGTCTATCCAATTCCGGAACACTAATGAAAGACTAGTTTAAAAGGGAACCCTAGGTTTCTAGAACAACCTTAGCCAATGaaaaattttaccaaaggcaagaacATCAAAACAAGAAACACTTAGGTACAAGTTTTCTTACCTTACAAAGTTTGATCGGTGAGCTTATTCATGTTTTATTGACATCAACATAAATGTTCAATATCAAACCATAGGACAGATATTGATGTAGAGTTGTGAGAAACCAAACAGGTTATCCTGTATTACTTACAAAATAACGTCCTAATTCAAACATGGAACCCATGGCTGAGGAGGATGGACAACAACCACTGAGCTAAAAAAGCCCAATCCACTATTTTATGAAGTTTGTCAAAAATTGTGAATCTAACATGTGGGTTAATCATGgtgatcataaaatttatcatgggATGCATGGCTGCATAAAGATGTATGTACATAACTTGAAGAGGTAAGGCTGCATTTATTGATACTCCCCAAATCCCCTATAGGAGACTTGTGCAATGGGCAGCCCTCTTTCAGAAAATAAATATGTACTGTTTCATGTAAATTCATCCTTTTGAATTACAGACAAGGTGCAAATTGTGTAATAGGAAAATCATAATTTCATGATGACACCTAGACATTGAGATTAATGTACGAAAGATAACACTCATTGGAAGAAGAAAAAGCATGGGACAATCTCGATCAAGATCAGTATATTCTTAGTCCAATTTTCAACAAATGAtgcaaatatataattttcacatGAAAACTAAAAGTCGTCAATTTACATCAAGAATGAGTTCTCTCAAAACCTAGACTATTCCTAATACTATATTCAGCAGAATAACACCCAATGGCCATGGATGTGCAACAGCATATGCTCGATTTTTTTGTGGATTAAAGGAATCATATCATATCTTTTCCATTTTATTTTAAGAAGCACAAGCTTCCATTGCAGCCCTAACTTTCGTTTCATGACTTATTGCTCCGAAACACGTCCAGCATTCTGATTACCGATCGTTAGAGAAGAAAATAACAACAAACATACATGACAACGAAAAAAGAATCGCCAGGAAAAAGGACCTGAGCCGCTAAGGCCGGTGATCCAAACGACGCAACCCTTCTGCTTCAGCAGCTTCTGCCGATCGAGCTTCCCCACCGGGCATTCTTGCCAGAAGATATTCGCCGACTTCCCGACAGCAGACATCGAAGCGACGACGCTGCAACCAGAGAATGCCGGTGAAAAGGATCAGCAATAGCAGAACCCGACGAAGGGGCAACATCCCCACAAAAAATTTCCCTCTCAGTTCTCGGTACCACCAACATCCAAGAACCGATCGAAACAAAATGAaacgaggaaaaaaaaagaaatcgcaACTAATTACTCGAAAATAATTTGTTTGGGGAGGAGAATGAGCTCCGTGCTTCTCCCTCCTTCGGGAACCCTGTTTCGTTCAAACGCTTGGTGGTATATCCAAAGAGAGAACGGCAGATCCGAGTAGCTCCGCCGGTGAGCACGTGACGCGTCCCCCTTTCTTTAAGGTTATTTCCATCCGCCATGGCTATGCACGTGACAGAGGCGCGAAGAAGCGGGATGTGCTCCTCGTGCCAAAGGCCGGCGACGCCGTTGAGCCAACGGGTCTACCGACTTACTAAGCCAATCGAGGAATAACACGTGCCTTCTTCTCATTATACTTGTCCTCAAaacttataaatttttatatggTTTTACGTGTTTTGGGTTATCCAtttaagtttttatgatttactTTGTgtaaaataatccttatatttttaaaagtgtaACATATAAGTCCTTTCCATCAAGTATGAGTTAACAGATATTAAAATCTACTTACATTTCATATTGACTTACAATAAATTATtgatataataacatatataatttagggttaaggttcattttagtCTCTTTGATTTTGGTCATAGACCTCTTAAGCTCTTATAATTTACTCATGTATAAATaacctttatattttaaaaaaatatagctTATAAGCTCCTtttgtcaagtttgagttaatagacgttaaagtcatatatataatttaagatttTCAAAAAAATAGAATCTCTATCAATGGCGGGAGGAGGCATCATCATGGAAGCGACCACCAACAACAGCACCGAGCCACTACTACCTAGTAGAGTGTCGTACACTTGTAACCTCTTTCGTGTTGATGATGAGCTTAGGAGCTTTCAGTGATGTCTTAGGTGGATGTGCGTCAACCAGTTTGATGCTAGGCACCTATCTTGCCTTGGGCGTCTTCATCCCCACCGTCtcccacttcgtcctctcctaTACCTTCACCCATCGTGCTTTTGACGTGGTGGTCCAACTCTCACTCACTTCCACCTCCAACCTCCAGCCTCTCCTACCTTTGCCTCTCCACTTTCATccgtcgcttcctcttcctcgacaaACTGATTGAGGAGAGCGAGTGGGTGCAGGAGGGTTATATAGACTAGCTCAACCACTCCTTTTAGCCTACTCTTCGTCTTCGTGATATCATAATTCACAGAGGGAGATGACTTACAAGGTATGGTGGTACTCGTCAGGATCAGAATGAGTGACATTCACGGTGGCGGACAACGTCGTGGTGGGCAATACGATGGTATATGTCTTGGAGCTAGTGAGTGACATTTAGTAGATAGTTTTCATAATGCCCTGCTATATAATAACAGCTCGGTGCTATTGTTGGTAGTCGCTTCCACAACGACGTCTCTTCCCGCCTTTGATGATggtctcaatttttttaaaaaaacttaaattacatatgtcattatattaataatgtaTTGTGAGTTAATATGtcacgtaagtagactctaacatctgttaactcagacttgacaagAGGGGATTATATAGAGTTATTTTAAACACGAGTAAACTACAAGGACTTAAAAAATCCATGATcgaaattataataattaaaataaaatttaaccataaattatacatgttattatattaatgatttattatgaattagCATATCGTGTCAAACTCAAATATTTATTAACTTTGACGGGAGGAGCTTGTATGTTATATTTTCGGGAGaagcttatatgttatatttttaaaaatataaggattatttaaacACAAGTAAACTATAAATGCCTAAAAAATTCATAACCAAAATCACAtgataaaataaaccataatcctatattttaaaattatatattatattatatcccTCCAAACACTTAATTACTTACTTTTCATTGTcattaaatttaataaataaaagtaATATATAAACAAACACTCATTACTTTCGTCAATTGCTTTGCCGCTCGTATTTCCCAACAAGATTGAAAGGAAACCTTCTTTTTACgtaatttcttttttattatttgtatAGATAGATATAGAATTATGGGACACTTCGCTTAGAGGCACGAGAGGCGTATAAgtgacatatatatattatgttggaACGTTTAGTGGTAAATATGCTATTGTTCCGTTACGTCGGATCGATTCTATTAATTTGACTTATGGAAGACCCGAAAGAACAAAGGGAGAAAAGCTACATGGTTTGAGTACCAGTCTCGATCTCCGTGCCCTTTTCCCGACAAATCCTCGCAAATAACGACGAACCCTCCCCAGTGTTTGTGGACGTGCGATGGACGGGATGGCGATTGCCGATCCTCGCCCCAGTCTGATGGTCACCAACGACGACGGCATCGACGCGCCGGGGCTCCGGTTCCTCGTCGACCTCCTCGTCGCCGCCGATCGGTACCGCGTCCTCGTCTGCGCTCCCGATTCGTGAGCCCTACTCTATTTCTTTGGTTTCCGCCAGTACAGAACCTTCGATGCGTAGTCTCACGATGTTCTTTCTTGCTCTTTTGGAGGTTCTCGTTATGATCCGTTTCTTTATCGCAATACGCAACCTTCGTGCTTGATTTCGTAATGTTTCTTTGGTGAGAAGTTGTCAGCAATTGAAACGTTGGCATATTGCTGTTTCACGTATAGAGATTGAGGAAATTGTACTGAACTGGCGAGTTCTCGGACTACGATTCTTGGAATATGGGGATTAAGTGTCATTGTTCGGTGCAGGACATCATctttttgttcctttttcttgttttatCAATTGACGGAGGTCACAAATATGAAGTCTGCTAAAGCAGAAGCTTGATTTAGCAGTAGATGGAGGCCAGTGAGGCCCAAGAAACTAATAGCTAGATTTTTTTGTTGCCGCCTTTTACCAGCCTTGTTGATCGCATCTCATATGCCTACGTGGGTGCTGCAAACTGATTCTGTTGCAGCTATTTCCTGATGTTGGATATGTACAACATTTTCTTGTCGAAATATAAAGCAATCCCTTTTACCAGATCGGCTCATATCATGCTACCAGCAACCAGGAATTCTGAGCTCTTACCCAGTGTTCAGGGTGTATCTGGACTTAGCTGACATATGAAAACCAAGGGATGCTGCTATGCAGTTTAATCAGGGATTAGGGGTGCTCATTGTGCTTGTTTCAGGCAGTATCTGTCGTCTGACTACATATCTAAATATAAATAAGCCATAAAAAGCTATAAAGTGACTCGAATTGTACATACTCGTTGGAACTGATTAAATTCTACCAGGACCTACTAGAATCCACTGGTATCAGTTGGACTTAATGGTTATTGGCCATATTTGAGCATACGCTTTGGCATATCTGAAGATGTTGGGATAATTGTAGCTGATTGAAAAACCATAGATTTTAGTGTCGGACCTGGTCAATGCCAAGTCCAATTGGCCTATACTGCATATTATGTCACAAGGTCAATCATGCATAACAAGATCAATGCAAGTGTATTTATTCAATTGATCTCATACAGATGTCTCTTAACACTCTTGAGTCAAGGTTTTTGGTTCAGCACACATCTTTATCCTGGCATGGCTTTATACTGGTCAAGTGCTTTGCGGACATTGCAAAATTGAACCGTGTCCACCATATTAACATGACAAAATTCTTGTTTGAAAATGTTACACCTCTGATGTTGTAGTAGTGGAAATGTTTGTTGCCTTATGCCTAACATGCCAAGATGATACACTCCTTGCACAGAATGGGATAACAATCAAAGTGCACTTACCATGACATGGTAAACTGTCTTCTCTCATGATATATGCAGCGACCAATCTGGTGTTGGACATGGCATTACTTGGCGTCGTCCTCTCAGTGCTAAACGTGTTGAGATTATGGGTGCTACAGCTTTTGCAGTATCAGGTTCTTCCGACTATCTACTATTGCTTCTGGCTACTTAGTATCCTTTGTTTACCAATGACACTTTTGTTTTGAGGCAAGTCTTCAACTAATTTATATTAGATTGAATTTTTTACCAGTGGCATTCCACGATTATTGTTTTCGTTGAAATCTAAGAAGTCATGTCTCAATGTTTTGCAGTCcaaaattgatttctgctaaagtTTCTCTATGGTGGTCCCACTCTCTATAGTTTTAATACTCTTTACAATTATTCATTTATGGGCACCTGGACCACAAAAAAGGTGGCCTTTTAAAATGTTAAAGAGAACTGGCCACAGGAAGAGGTGAGAGGCATATTGCTCTGTGTGTTAATTCATTTAGAGTTTTAGCTGATAAGGGCATTCTCTGTGTGAAGTTCTTTAGAGTTTAAAAAGCATCTGACCCCTTGACCAATTCTTTCCATTCCTTAATTCAGATTTCCATAAGCATAGAATTACATCTTTGTACTAGAAGTTTGATCTTACCATCATCTAGAAGAGGAAGTTCTTTCCAAAAAATCTGCTAGCTTCCTACATGCTCCTTTGAGCCTTTTTCCATTATTTCAGACTTTCAGTGTGGTAGAGCTTTTTATTCTTGATAAGAGATTTGGACCAAATTCCTCTATTGGCTCTGATTCCCAGATCTTGGTGGATGGGAAGAACTTGCATTGCTCTGCTAAAAGTCTTTGAAACATAGTAATATGTGGGGTTTCAATAACTTGGTTTGATCGTCAAACTTCATATTCTTCTTCTCTACTGAATCTTCCCCAAACATCCCACATTCATGAGATTCTAGCTGATCATATtataactaaaaaataaaatactcttATTAGACAACCTATTGAACGTCTGCCACTAATTAAATACCAAGTACCATTGCTATTGAGATTTCTAACTGGCGTCAAACCTTTGGAGTTTTGATTGGGTCTCATAAACTAGCTTTTTCTAAGTTTCGTTGGCATGAATTTTGGCTCTACTTTGCCACTTCTCTCATCAGTTTTGAAATTAGATTGACAAATTCTTAATTCTGATGTTATCTTATGACTCTAgtaaaagtgatatatgtgtaTACAATTTGCAGGCACTCCTGCAGATTGTGCTTCTTTGGGAATTTCTGGGAAACTCTTTGTTGGTACAATTCCTGATTTGGTAACCTTATTACTTGACCCAACTGGCCTAATCATGCTTTATGTTACTGAAATATTTTACTCCAACAGAGGCTACTATTATGCACCTTATGCTATTTGCTAAACAATAGTACTCAGTCGTGCATCTTGCATATACTTAAGTAACTAAAGGTTATATGCTATTTGGAAATTTACCCATTTTTCTGCATGTTTCAGGTGATTAGTGGTATCAATATTGGTAGCAACTGTGGATACCACATGTTAGTAATCTGTTGTTATTGTCTTCTATAGTATCTGTCTTTTAGATCTTAATAGTTATATTCTATGCCAATTAAAAGTGTAAATCAAGAAACTGAATTGCAGTCTAAAGAGGATCTTTTATGGTGAAAGTGGTGAATATTGGATGAAGTTGTTCAGTTCTGCGTGTAGTTTGCTATGTGTGCCCATACAAAATGGAACTAAAGAAAATGGCCATCTTTGCGTTGTGATGTTTGTTTAAAAAAAATgggaatattatttttaattactaATAAATTATAGTGGGGACATCACAGCTTGTTTACCGATCAATAATAGTTGTTGtctctgttgttgttgttgtttacaAATAAGAATTATTTCATGTATTCTACGCCATTCCTTACTTGGAGAACCTTGGAATATGAAGGTTTTTTATTAAATCATTTGTTAGATTTTGTTTAAAGCATCCTAGAATTTCAAATTTTGAATCTACTTGTTCTATTTACTCAATTTTTATTatcatctttgataataaatcacaTTAATCTCTTTGTTTATGTCTCTTGATAACTGAGATCTTTTGATGTCAAATTCTTGTCATGGTTCAGTTTTCTCAAAAACCTTCTAGAAGTAGAGGAGGCCAAGAAAGCAATCAAAACAGCTGGTTTACAGATTGGAGCAGTAGATACTCTTCaatatcattagtttctaaaGTGGTGTTTAGTTGTTTTGGAATGACATTCTTGGACTCTGTCTTTGCTGACTGAAGATTAAATTGGTGCAAGTGATGAGACCGGATATCAGGGTAAAGGATTTAAATCAATTCTACATTCAGGGAACAAATATTTGACACAATCGAAAGTCTTAAGAAAAAGGTTGAGAAGAGAAAGGATTTGGAGACTCTTCTTTGGCTAAATGCATTTCTGTAATATTAGTCTTTCATGGTTAATCTGAAAGCCAAATTAGCAAGGCTAAAGCCTCTTTTAAgggtattttaaaaattattattaagcaATGATTGTTGACCAATTGAGAGAAAACAAAGTACTTTAAGGTTTAGGTTTAAGTGGTCTTGATGCACAAAATTAATTTGCAGGAAGATGAAAAGATATATGAGGAAGGGAGGATATAAATGACATGCATACCGGAGGGGGAGAGGGATATCATTCACATCTAGAATTGGAAGGCTTACACCTTTTGCTGAATTGTACTTTGAGAATCATGAGAAAACTCACATCTCTAACTGCTAAAATAGAATGCAAAGAGAAGAGTATCCTTGTACAGGAATTTATTATTGTGAGGTACTCCCAATAAAAAAATTCACATCATGTATGATAGTTTGCCATATATTGAAATATGTATGGAGCATATGTTATATCTTCGCCCTGTTCTAAGTTCTGATTACTGGATGCCTAAACACAGATTGTAAACATGAATGGTTCAGTTATGTCTCCTTTTgtttacttttttgtttttgaggGAAAGATTGTCAAGTccatttaaaattatgattattcAAAATGTGTTAAAGACATGATGGAGAATTCAGTCATAAAATTACATTGTGATATCTCTGAAAATGTGTTGCTCCAGTTTGAGAATCCCTTTTAGACTTTAGTTAAATTGGTAATGGATCTTGAATTGGCTTGGACGAGGCTACATTTTGACTTAAATGACCCATGACAATTGGCAAGTCGCATGCCTTGTGCATGTCATGTCCTGCATGG comes from the Musa acuminata AAA Group cultivar baxijiao chromosome BXJ2-8, Cavendish_Baxijiao_AAA, whole genome shotgun sequence genome and includes:
- the LOC135618212 gene encoding adenylyl-sulfate kinase 3-like; its protein translation is MSAVGKSANIFWQECPVGKLDRQKLLKQKGCVVWITGLSGSGKSTLACTLGRELHSRGKLAYVLDGDNLRHGLNKDLGFSAEDRAENIRRVGEVAKLFADAGLICIASLISPYRKDRDSCRSILPDLSFIEVFMNMPLDLCEARDPKGLYKLARAGKIKGFTGIDDPYEPPLNCEIEIQEEENGVCPSPCAMAGQVVGYLEEKGFLQV